The following coding sequences are from one Brienomyrus brachyistius isolate T26 chromosome 2, BBRACH_0.4, whole genome shotgun sequence window:
- the LOC125717302 gene encoding inactive carboxypeptidase-like protein X2 isoform X1 produces the protein MKVRGVVPWLALAMLALSCMLACSHSTGTLTAAVDGAVGEKKEVRLERRDEAQDEYREEVTVVQPAMDPEMRAPRGKTKTRKSMEKPVKGRSRKAARKEARSKKDRGPKPTKSPQRKSKGDKKNKDKSGKKHRNKNKKVQIEGPPSEPPHVQEEELMVVDPIWDQSASTDVPPVTEDVYPDLDRIDQFWVVPETPDPSDLVTEIMWREGDATYPKILEETSEKDSEEPEGIDQFWVVPETPSPSDLVTEVMGREGDDYWDATYDLPETFPYGKEILPTELSPASESPPPPFENSLYYDYEDLYHVRIPEETREKQRKEMEEEKQRRWEEVEKARRRPPPIFTEAKKCPPLGMESHRIENDQLLASSMSSLAFNPQRARLNMQASDDEEDVYGGAWCANPDERENWFEIDMRQDTEFTGVITQGRDSDMSNDFVTSYYVAFSNDSREWNILDDGYAEWLFVGNLDKDTPVVSQFIEPVVARYIRILPQSWNGSLCMRLEVMGCPLPSSNSHQIQNEVISVDDLDFRYHSYKDMAEMMYSIKNECPNITRLYDIGESFKGLKIYAMEISDNPGEHELGEPEFRYTAGLHGNEALGRELLLLLMQFLCKEYKDGNPRVRRLVDSIRIHLVPSLNPDAHELAFEAGSEMATWELGHWTEEGYDIFQNFPDLNSILWAAEDKGLVPQVTPNHHIPIPEHFLNGSFAVETRAIMSWMESYPFMLGANLQGGEKVVAYPFDMRQGIKEKVENERRRTVRQYEEEDEDEDPWHGVYPESEEELREIADESIFRWLAVSFASTHHNMINNHRGSCHKNDLARGASIVNRARWKPTVGSMNDFSYLHTNCFELSIFLGCDKFPHESELAQEWENNREALLVYMEQVHRGIRGVVRDREGNPIANATVSVDGVNHDVRTADSGDYWRLLNPGEYHVTVRAEGFAPLTRLCAVGFEPGATPCSFTLNKSNWDRILQIMQMNGQRSLRLLSNGRPGGGHWQPRMNTSWRRPVSHGSRQRPFRRPQQQRPRANAAKNLSPKTTPPTTTTPPTTSLPTTPPTTTTPPTTSLPTTPPTTTTPFPATPVPEFPLEISTSFYDSWYNEYISTTISQPPDSTPEHYEYEDSTDYY, from the exons ATGAAGGTGAGGGGAGTTGTACCGTGGCTGGCCCTCGCCATGCTCGCCCTGTCCTGTATGCTGGCGTGCAGCCACAGCACAGGCACGCTGACGGCAGCCGTGGATGGAGCCGTCGGAGAAAAAAAGGAGGTCAGGTTGGAACGGAGAGATGAGGCGCAGGACGAGTACCGTGAGGAGGTGACTGTGGTCCAGCCTGCCATGGACCCGGAGATGAGGGCTCCTAGAGGCAAAACCAAAACCCGGAAATCCATGGAAAAACCAGTGAAAG GTAGGTCTAGGAAAGCAGCCAGGAAGGAGGCCAGAAGCAAGAAGGACAGAGGTCCCAAGCCCACAAAATCCCCCCAAAGAAAGAGCAAAGGCGACAAGAAAAATAAAGACAAGTCTGGAAAGAAGCACAGGAACAAGAACAAGAAAGTGCAGATAGAGGGGCCCCCGTCTGAACCTCCCCACGTACAAGAGGAAGAGCTGATGGTGGTCGACCCCATCTGGGACCAGT CGGCCTCCACGGACGTTCCTCCGGTGACTGAAGATGTGTATCCGGACCTAGACCGCA TTGACCAATTCTGGGTGGTACCTGAGACTCCAGATCCCTCAGACCTCGTGACAGAAATCATGTGGAGGGAGGGAGATGCTACAT ATCCAAAGATTCTGGAAGAGACAAGCGAAAAAGACAGCGAAGAACCAGAAGGAA TTGACCAATTCTGGGTGGTACCTGAGACCCCATCTCCCTCGGACCTTGTCACTGAAGTCATGGGCAGGGAGGGAGATGACTACTGGGATGCTACAT ATGACTTACCAGAGACCTTCCCTTACGGCAAAGAGATCCTTCCTACAGAGCTCTCTCCCGCCTCAG AGTCTCCCCCGCCACCCTTTGAAAACTCATTGTACTACGACTACGAGGATTTATACC ATGTAAGGATTCCAGAAGAGACAAGAGAAAAACAGAGGAAGGAAATGGAAGAAG AAAAACAGAGACGATGGGAGGAGGTGGAAAAGGCACGACGGAGGCCGCCTCCCATTTTCACGGAGGCAAAAA AGTGTCCTCCACTGGGCATGGAGTCCCATCGTATAGAGAATGACCAGCTACTAGCATCCTCAATGTCCAGCCTTGCCTTCAACCCACAGAGGGCCCGGCTCAATATGCAG GCCTCAGATGATGAGGAAGATGTATATGGAGGAGCATGGTGTGCCAATCCCGATGAGAGGGAGAACTGGTTTGAAATAGATATGCGGCAGGACACTGAGTTCACTGGAGTCATCACCCAGGGCAGGGACTCTGACATGAG CAATGACTTTGTCACCTCCTACTATGTGGCCTTCAGCAATGACAGCCGGGAGTGGAATATACTTGATGACGGCTACGCTGAGTGG CTGTTTGTGGGGAATTTGGACAAGGACACACCTGTGGTGTCACAGTTCATAGAGCCCGTGGTGGCTCGCTATATCCGGATCCTGCCTCAATCATGGAACGGCAGCCTGTGCATGAGACTGGAAGTGATGGGGTGCCCACTGCCCA GTAGTAACAGCCACCAGATTCAGAATGAAGTTATTTCAGTAGATGACTTGGACTTCAGATACCACAGCTACAAAGACATGGCCGAG ATGATGTACTCAATCAAGAACGAGTGTCCGAATATCACCAGATTGTACGACATTGGGGAGAGCTTCAAAGGACTGAAAATCTATGCCATGGAGATCTCGGACAATCCTGGGGAGCATGAGCTGG GTGAACCGGAGTTTCGCTACACAGCTGGACTTCATGGAAACGAGGCTTTGGGACGAGAACTACTGTTGCTGCTTATGCAGTTTCTGTGCAAGGAATACAAAGATGGCAACCCTCGCGTACGCCGCCTCGTCGACTCGATACGTATCCACCTGGTGCCATCGCTCAACCCTGATGCCCATGAGCTGGCATTTGAAGCG GGCTCAGAGATGGCAACCTGGGAACTTGGACACTGGACAGAAGAGGGATATGACATTTTCCAGAATTTCCCAGACCTCAACAGCATCCTGTGGGCAGCAGAGGATAAGGGCTTGGTTCCACAAGTGACACCCAATCACCATATTCCTATTCCAGAGCACTTCCTGAATGGCTCG tttgcaGTGGAGACCAGGGCAATCATGTCCTGGATGGAGAGTTACCCATTCATGCTGGGAGCCAATTTGCAGGGGGGAGAGAAGGTTGTTGCGTACCCCTTTGATATGCGCCAAGGAATCAAGGAAAAGGTGGAGAATGAGAGGAGACGGACAGTGCGACAGtatgaggaagaggatgaagacgaAGACCCATGGCATGGGGTCTACCCAGAGAGCGAGGAGGAGCTAAGAGAGATAGCTGACGAGTCCATATTCCGCTGGCTGGCTGTTTCATTTGCCTCCACCCATCATAACATGATCAACAACCATCGTGGCTCCTGCCACAAAAATGACCTTGCCCGTGGTGCAAGCATCGTCAATCGCGCAAGATGGAAGCCTACAGTTGGCA GCATGAATGACTTCAGCTATCTGCATACCAACTGCTTCGAGCTCAGCATCTTCCTTGGCTGTGACAAGTTTCCCCATGAAAGTGAGCTCGCACAGGAATGGGAGAACAACCGAGAAGCACTTTTGGTCTACATGGAGCAG GTACATCGGGGGATCAGGGGAGTGGTGAGGGACCGGGAAGGCAACCCCATAGCCAATGCGACTGTGTCGGTCGATGGAGTGAACCACGATGTCAGGACAG CGGACTCTGGAGACTATTGGCGGCTTCTGAATCCTGGGGAGTATCATGTGACTGTGCGCGCAGAGGGTTTCGCCCCCCTCACACGCCTCTGTGCAGTGGGCTTTGAACCAGGAGCTACTCCCTGCAGCTTCACCCTCAACAAATCCAACTGGGACCGCATCTTGCAGATCATGCAAATGAACGGCCAAAGGTCCCTCCGACTTCTGTCCAACGGTCGGCCGGGAGGAGGGCACTGGCAGCCCAGGATGAACACCAGTTGGAGAAGACCTGTCAGTCATGGCTCACGCCAGCGGCCTTTCCGCCGACCGCAGCAACAGAGACCAAGAGCCAATGCTGCTAAGAATTTATCCCCGAAGACAACACCCCCCACAACGACCACACCCCCAACAACCAGTCTCCCAACAACACCCCCCACAACGACCACACCCCCAACAACCAGTCTCCCAACAACACCCCCCACAACGACCACACCTTTCCCTGCCACTCCCGTGCCGGAGTTCCCACTGGAGATTTCCACCTCCTTCTATGATTCCTGGTACAATGAGTACATAAGCACTACTATCAGTCAGCCACCTGACAGTACCCCAGAGCACTATGAGTATGAAGACAGCACAGATTATTATTAA
- the LOC125717302 gene encoding inactive carboxypeptidase-like protein X2 isoform X2: MKVRGVVPWLALAMLALSCMLACSHSTGTLTAAVDGAVGEKKEVRLERRDEAQDEYREEVTVVQPAMDPEMRAPRGKTKTRKSMEKPVKGRSRKAARKEARSKKDRGPKPTKSPQRKSKGDKKNKDKSGKKHRNKNKKVQIEGPPSEPPHVQEEELMVVDPIWDQSASTDVPPVTEDVYPDLDRIDQFWVVPETPSPSDLVTEVMGREGDDYWDATYDLPETFPYGKEILPTELSPASESPPPPFENSLYYDYEDLYHVRIPEETREKQRKEMEEEKQRRWEEVEKARRRPPPIFTEAKKCPPLGMESHRIENDQLLASSMSSLAFNPQRARLNMQASDDEEDVYGGAWCANPDERENWFEIDMRQDTEFTGVITQGRDSDMSNDFVTSYYVAFSNDSREWNILDDGYAEWLFVGNLDKDTPVVSQFIEPVVARYIRILPQSWNGSLCMRLEVMGCPLPSSNSHQIQNEVISVDDLDFRYHSYKDMAEMMYSIKNECPNITRLYDIGESFKGLKIYAMEISDNPGEHELGEPEFRYTAGLHGNEALGRELLLLLMQFLCKEYKDGNPRVRRLVDSIRIHLVPSLNPDAHELAFEAGSEMATWELGHWTEEGYDIFQNFPDLNSILWAAEDKGLVPQVTPNHHIPIPEHFLNGSFAVETRAIMSWMESYPFMLGANLQGGEKVVAYPFDMRQGIKEKVENERRRTVRQYEEEDEDEDPWHGVYPESEEELREIADESIFRWLAVSFASTHHNMINNHRGSCHKNDLARGASIVNRARWKPTVGSMNDFSYLHTNCFELSIFLGCDKFPHESELAQEWENNREALLVYMEQVHRGIRGVVRDREGNPIANATVSVDGVNHDVRTADSGDYWRLLNPGEYHVTVRAEGFAPLTRLCAVGFEPGATPCSFTLNKSNWDRILQIMQMNGQRSLRLLSNGRPGGGHWQPRMNTSWRRPVSHGSRQRPFRRPQQQRPRANAAKNLSPKTTPPTTTTPPTTSLPTTPPTTTTPPTTSLPTTPPTTTTPFPATPVPEFPLEISTSFYDSWYNEYISTTISQPPDSTPEHYEYEDSTDYY, translated from the exons ATGAAGGTGAGGGGAGTTGTACCGTGGCTGGCCCTCGCCATGCTCGCCCTGTCCTGTATGCTGGCGTGCAGCCACAGCACAGGCACGCTGACGGCAGCCGTGGATGGAGCCGTCGGAGAAAAAAAGGAGGTCAGGTTGGAACGGAGAGATGAGGCGCAGGACGAGTACCGTGAGGAGGTGACTGTGGTCCAGCCTGCCATGGACCCGGAGATGAGGGCTCCTAGAGGCAAAACCAAAACCCGGAAATCCATGGAAAAACCAGTGAAAG GTAGGTCTAGGAAAGCAGCCAGGAAGGAGGCCAGAAGCAAGAAGGACAGAGGTCCCAAGCCCACAAAATCCCCCCAAAGAAAGAGCAAAGGCGACAAGAAAAATAAAGACAAGTCTGGAAAGAAGCACAGGAACAAGAACAAGAAAGTGCAGATAGAGGGGCCCCCGTCTGAACCTCCCCACGTACAAGAGGAAGAGCTGATGGTGGTCGACCCCATCTGGGACCAGT CGGCCTCCACGGACGTTCCTCCGGTGACTGAAGATGTGTATCCGGACCTAGACCGCA TTGACCAATTCTGGGTGGTACCTGAGACCCCATCTCCCTCGGACCTTGTCACTGAAGTCATGGGCAGGGAGGGAGATGACTACTGGGATGCTACAT ATGACTTACCAGAGACCTTCCCTTACGGCAAAGAGATCCTTCCTACAGAGCTCTCTCCCGCCTCAG AGTCTCCCCCGCCACCCTTTGAAAACTCATTGTACTACGACTACGAGGATTTATACC ATGTAAGGATTCCAGAAGAGACAAGAGAAAAACAGAGGAAGGAAATGGAAGAAG AAAAACAGAGACGATGGGAGGAGGTGGAAAAGGCACGACGGAGGCCGCCTCCCATTTTCACGGAGGCAAAAA AGTGTCCTCCACTGGGCATGGAGTCCCATCGTATAGAGAATGACCAGCTACTAGCATCCTCAATGTCCAGCCTTGCCTTCAACCCACAGAGGGCCCGGCTCAATATGCAG GCCTCAGATGATGAGGAAGATGTATATGGAGGAGCATGGTGTGCCAATCCCGATGAGAGGGAGAACTGGTTTGAAATAGATATGCGGCAGGACACTGAGTTCACTGGAGTCATCACCCAGGGCAGGGACTCTGACATGAG CAATGACTTTGTCACCTCCTACTATGTGGCCTTCAGCAATGACAGCCGGGAGTGGAATATACTTGATGACGGCTACGCTGAGTGG CTGTTTGTGGGGAATTTGGACAAGGACACACCTGTGGTGTCACAGTTCATAGAGCCCGTGGTGGCTCGCTATATCCGGATCCTGCCTCAATCATGGAACGGCAGCCTGTGCATGAGACTGGAAGTGATGGGGTGCCCACTGCCCA GTAGTAACAGCCACCAGATTCAGAATGAAGTTATTTCAGTAGATGACTTGGACTTCAGATACCACAGCTACAAAGACATGGCCGAG ATGATGTACTCAATCAAGAACGAGTGTCCGAATATCACCAGATTGTACGACATTGGGGAGAGCTTCAAAGGACTGAAAATCTATGCCATGGAGATCTCGGACAATCCTGGGGAGCATGAGCTGG GTGAACCGGAGTTTCGCTACACAGCTGGACTTCATGGAAACGAGGCTTTGGGACGAGAACTACTGTTGCTGCTTATGCAGTTTCTGTGCAAGGAATACAAAGATGGCAACCCTCGCGTACGCCGCCTCGTCGACTCGATACGTATCCACCTGGTGCCATCGCTCAACCCTGATGCCCATGAGCTGGCATTTGAAGCG GGCTCAGAGATGGCAACCTGGGAACTTGGACACTGGACAGAAGAGGGATATGACATTTTCCAGAATTTCCCAGACCTCAACAGCATCCTGTGGGCAGCAGAGGATAAGGGCTTGGTTCCACAAGTGACACCCAATCACCATATTCCTATTCCAGAGCACTTCCTGAATGGCTCG tttgcaGTGGAGACCAGGGCAATCATGTCCTGGATGGAGAGTTACCCATTCATGCTGGGAGCCAATTTGCAGGGGGGAGAGAAGGTTGTTGCGTACCCCTTTGATATGCGCCAAGGAATCAAGGAAAAGGTGGAGAATGAGAGGAGACGGACAGTGCGACAGtatgaggaagaggatgaagacgaAGACCCATGGCATGGGGTCTACCCAGAGAGCGAGGAGGAGCTAAGAGAGATAGCTGACGAGTCCATATTCCGCTGGCTGGCTGTTTCATTTGCCTCCACCCATCATAACATGATCAACAACCATCGTGGCTCCTGCCACAAAAATGACCTTGCCCGTGGTGCAAGCATCGTCAATCGCGCAAGATGGAAGCCTACAGTTGGCA GCATGAATGACTTCAGCTATCTGCATACCAACTGCTTCGAGCTCAGCATCTTCCTTGGCTGTGACAAGTTTCCCCATGAAAGTGAGCTCGCACAGGAATGGGAGAACAACCGAGAAGCACTTTTGGTCTACATGGAGCAG GTACATCGGGGGATCAGGGGAGTGGTGAGGGACCGGGAAGGCAACCCCATAGCCAATGCGACTGTGTCGGTCGATGGAGTGAACCACGATGTCAGGACAG CGGACTCTGGAGACTATTGGCGGCTTCTGAATCCTGGGGAGTATCATGTGACTGTGCGCGCAGAGGGTTTCGCCCCCCTCACACGCCTCTGTGCAGTGGGCTTTGAACCAGGAGCTACTCCCTGCAGCTTCACCCTCAACAAATCCAACTGGGACCGCATCTTGCAGATCATGCAAATGAACGGCCAAAGGTCCCTCCGACTTCTGTCCAACGGTCGGCCGGGAGGAGGGCACTGGCAGCCCAGGATGAACACCAGTTGGAGAAGACCTGTCAGTCATGGCTCACGCCAGCGGCCTTTCCGCCGACCGCAGCAACAGAGACCAAGAGCCAATGCTGCTAAGAATTTATCCCCGAAGACAACACCCCCCACAACGACCACACCCCCAACAACCAGTCTCCCAACAACACCCCCCACAACGACCACACCCCCAACAACCAGTCTCCCAACAACACCCCCCACAACGACCACACCTTTCCCTGCCACTCCCGTGCCGGAGTTCCCACTGGAGATTTCCACCTCCTTCTATGATTCCTGGTACAATGAGTACATAAGCACTACTATCAGTCAGCCACCTGACAGTACCCCAGAGCACTATGAGTATGAAGACAGCACAGATTATTATTAA